A genomic region of Notamacropus eugenii isolate mMacEug1 chromosome 3, mMacEug1.pri_v2, whole genome shotgun sequence contains the following coding sequences:
- the LOC140497524 gene encoding oxytocin receptor-like isoform X4, which yields MESLREAAEPGSLNCSTNWSLELSSSRNRSSVRVQRNEAMAKVEVTVLSVILFLALTGNLCVLLALRTTRHKHSRMFFFMKHLSIADLVVAVFQVLPQLLWDITFHFYGPDFLCRLVKYLQVVGMFASTYLLLLMSLDRCLAICQPLRSLRRQSDHLSVLCTWLVCLVVSVPQIQIFSLREVSQGVYDCWAVFIQPWGPKAYITWITLTVYIIPVLVLSACYGLISFKIWQNLKLKTAHEPRAVGPLASSVTCEADVSNAAALSRVSSVKLISKAKIRTIKMTFIIVLAFIVCWTPFFFVQMWSVWDPDAPKETSLFIISMLLASLNSCCNPWIYMLFTGHLFHDLVHRFLCCSASYLKTNSGGETSGSKKSNSSTFVLSHKSSSLKSSTQPAGE from the exons ATGGAAAGCCTCAGAGAAGCGGCAGAACCGGGGTCCCTGAACTGTAGCACCAACTGGAGTCTGGAGCTCTCCAGCTCCAGGAACCGCAGTTCCGTCCGCGTCCAACGCAACGAGGCCATGGCCAAGGTGGAGGTGACCGTGCTGAGTGTGATCCTGTTTTTGGCGCTGACCGGCAACCTGTGCGTCCTGCTGGCTCTGCGCACCACCCGCCACAAGCACTCTCGCATGTTCTTTTTCATGAAACACCTCAGCATCGCAGATCTAGTGGTGGCTGTGTTCCAGGTGCTGCCCCAGCTGCTTTGGGACATCACCTTCCACTTTTACGGGCCCGACTTTCTCTGCCGCCTCGTCAAGTATCTGCAGGTGGTGGGCATGTTCGCCTCTACCTATCTGCTGCTGCTAATGTCTCTGGACCGCTGCCTGGCCATTTGCCAGCCGCTGCGCTCTCTGCGCCGGCAGTCCGACCACCTCTCAGTCCTTTGCACGTGGTTGGTGTGCCTAGTAGTCAGCGTGCCTCAGATCCAGATATTCTCCTTGAGAGAAGTGAGCCAAGGCGTGTATGACTGCTGGGCGGTGTTCATCCAGCCCTGGGGACCCAAGGCTTATATCACCTGGATCACACTGACTGTCTACATCATCCCAGTGCTGGTGCTCAGTGCCTGCTACGGGCTGATCAGCTTTAAAATCTGGCAGAATTTGAAGCTTAAGACAGCTCATGAGCCCAGAGCTGTGGGGCCTTTGGCCTCATCTGTTACCTGTGAGGCAGATGTTAGCAACGCGGCAGCCCTGTCTCGGGTCAGCAGTGTCAAGCTTATCTCCAAGGCCAAAATTCGCACCATCAAGATGACCTTCATTATTGTCTTGGCCTTCATCGTGTGCTGGACTCCTTTCTTCTTCGTTCAGATGTGGTCTGTTTGGGATCCCGATGCCCCTAAAGAAA CttctctgttcatcatttccatGCTCCTGGCAAGCCTTAACAGCTGTTGCAACCCCTGGATCTACATGCTGTTTACAGGCCACCTCTTTCATGACCTGGTGCACCGTTTCCTCTGCTGTTCCGCAAGTTACCTGAAGACCAACTCAGGGGGTGAGACCAGTGGCAGCAAAAAAAGTAATTCTTCCACCTTTGTCCTGAGCCATAAGAGCTCCAGCCTGAAGAGCTCTACCCAGCCAGCTGGGGAGTGA